In Cryptococcus gattii WM276 chromosome B, complete sequence, the DNA window GATACCGCCAGACATCATAGAGAATGGGTCGTCAGAGTTATTGAACAGGCAGTTCGAAAGGCCGGAGTCAGGATGGGCGATCTCGATTGCATTGCCTTTACCAAAGGTAACCCTATATACGGCCGTCACAGACACTGGCGCTGACGAACATTTAATAAGGCCCAGGCATGGGTACACCTCTTCAAGTGGGAGCCCTCGTTGCCCGTACACTCTCTCTACTTCACAACATCCCCCTAGTCGGCGTCAATCACTGTGTTGGCCGTAAGTGGCACTCTGAATTTGAAACAAGATGCCATCTAATATATCTCCAGACATTGAAATGGGTCGCCAAATAACGTCTTCTCATAACCCCATTGTCCTATATGTTTCCGGCGGCAACACCCAAGTCATCGCCTACTCTCAACAACGCTATCGCATCTTCGGCGAGACATTAGATATAGCCATCGGGAACTGTCTAGATCGCTTCGCCAGGGTTATAGGTCTGAGAAACGATCCAAGCCCAGGATATAACATTGAAaaagaagcaaaaaagTGGGTACTTCAGGTTTGAAGGGGTAGTACCATACGCGTATACTGATTCAGCGTACCCAAATAGGGGCAAGCGTCTAGTCCAGCTTCCATACGGCACGAAGGGCATGGATGTATCTTTAGCAGGTATTTTGCACTCCGTTGAGGCCTATACAAAAGACAAACGCTACCGGTCTTGGGATCAAGTCAACGACGTCGAAGAAAATATAATTACGCCATACGATCTTTGTTTTTCTCTGCAAGAGACCACCTTTGCGATGCTAGTGGAGATAACTGAAAGAGCAATGGCCCATGTGGGAGCGAAGGATGTCTTGATTGTTGGTGGTGTTGGTTGTGAGTTCTAGTCCTTTGCAAAAGCTCACAGTGATTCATCCATCGTTTGTAATCAGGTAATTTGAGATTACAGGAGATGATGGGCATCATGGCCAGTGAAAGGGGAGGACGCGTGTTTGCAACTGATGAGAGGTACGCTTTTATTCTACTCTTTGAGCTTGGAATGGCTGATCTGTATCTAGTTTCTGTATCGATAACGGAATAATGATTGCCCAAGCAGGATTACTGGCGTTCAGAATGGGGAATACCATGCCATTAGAAAAGACAGGTGTTACTCAGCGGTATCGGACAGACGCTGTCCACGTTGTTTGGCGAGCTTGAGCCATTTTCAATTTAGATATTTGCATTACACTGGTATACGCCGTTGTAAATCTATATTCTcgaagggaaaaggaaagaaaaaaaataCCAGATATGCAGATGCACTACTTTCGGTCGCGGCTCCCCATTAATCCATAGTACAAATATGTGGTGCTAACAGATCAACGATAAAAAGTGTCCATACAAAATTAATCTTGTAATTTCCCATATATAAGTCATGACTTTCAAAATCCAATCTCTGAAGATGGGTTGGTTAGTATAGATCAACTATAAATGGCAAAGATACTTACTCTTCAAGATTATATCTAAACTCGACAGCGATACAGGTTTCACCAAACTAAATACATCATCAGACCCTACCTGTTTTACCATGATTTGTTTGAGACTTACTATCCATCAACACCACTCCGAAATGCCTCTCTCTTGTCATCTGGGGTGGCCAACCCTGTCAAGGCGAATATTTTGGCTCGTGCTTGCACCGCCTTCTGCAACATAGTGGTTTCCGGTTTACCAGGCGGAGGCATTGGCGGTACGTCAGATGGATTGTTCTTGCGAGTCGCTTCAATACGTCGGATAGCACGAGTGGCTTGATGGCCGTTCATGACTGGCATCGATATATCCATAAGAATGACGCTATGAAGTATATGAGCACAAGCTTGGCTAACATCTTTTGTTAACTTACTCCCAGTAATTAGGAGGCGCGTTCTCAAAGAGTTCCACACCTGCCTGCCCATCTACTGCCTCTGCATATTCAAATCCCTGGGAATAGTTAGTATACAACATTAAGTTCGTCTGCCTTCAGACTGACCCTTTTTTTCAGGAACGCTCCCAGAACCCTACGATTGATTATATTGTCTTCGACAACCATCACCCTGCccattttctttttcctAGGCGCCTCTGCTGATACCGTTGCTGCCTTGAGCATGACACCGCCATCCCCTAGAGGAATGGTTGGTATTGATGATGTAGGTGATGCTGTCCTTTGGGCAGATGCCGAGCCAGCCAGATCGTCGCCGTTATGTTGCACTTTACTACTTGAATGGTACGTCCTCCCTCGTGGCGCCAGGCCCGGTCGTTTGGGTGCTTGTTCATTCTCCTCGGATCTGCGGcgttgaagaggaagacgCGAATTGTTGCACTGTTGACTGAATCGAGCACTGGAGAGCTCGCTAATAGTGGAATGCGATTCTTGACTTTCACCTGAAGAGCCGCGCGTGATCAGCGGGCGATCAAAATTACCTGCAACATCCACGCCAGTAAGGTCCACACCTAATCGATCCAAAGCACATGA includes these proteins:
- a CDS encoding O-sialoglycoprotein endopeptidase, putative (Similar to TIGR gene model, INSD accession AAW40851.1); translated protein: MYLLLLFILVVLFILYSLHFTFPDPAMKQSPLHRPSRPLLALGIEGSANKLGCGIISHSPSPTGGSTVVTVLSNVRHTYITPPGEGFLPSDTARHHREWVVRVIEQAVRKAGVRMGDLDCIAFTKGPGMGTPLQVGALVARTLSLLHNIPLVGVNHCVGHIEMGRQITSSHNPIVLYVSGGNTQVIAYSQQRYRIFGETLDIAIGNCLDRFARVIGLRNDPSPGYNIEKEAKKGKRLVQLPYGTKGMDVSLAGILHSVEAYTKDKRYRSWDQVNDVEENIITPYDLCFSLQETTFAMLVEITERAMAHVGAKDVLIVGGVGCNLRLQEMMGIMASERGGRVFATDESFCIDNGIMIAQAGLLAFRMGNTMPLEKTGVTQRYRTDAVHVVWRA